In Acidobacteriota bacterium, a genomic segment contains:
- a CDS encoding isoprenyl transferase, with translation MFEAFSGVIKKNTKESELLSAIDAERLPRHIAIIMDGNGRWARRRGKPRIFGHRAGAESVRAIVDTCARLAIPSVTLYAFSTENWKRPKAEVSGLMSMLKRYLRSELKDVHKNNIRFQAIGNISGLAEDVRTEIDAAVKKTSENTGMILNVALNYGGRAELVRAFKLAAEDVARTGRSLDSINDADIEKYLYTAGLPDVDLLIRTSGEMRISNFLLWQIAYAEIYVTETLFPDFRRPHIFEAIIEYQKRDRRFGDVQSA, from the coding sequence ATGTTCGAAGCATTTTCCGGGGTAATAAAGAAAAATACTAAAGAGTCGGAGCTTCTTTCGGCGATTGATGCCGAGCGCCTTCCGCGGCACATTGCGATCATTATGGACGGCAATGGGCGTTGGGCACGTCGGCGAGGCAAACCACGTATATTTGGGCATCGAGCGGGAGCCGAATCCGTCCGGGCGATCGTTGACACCTGTGCTCGTCTCGCTATTCCTTCGGTAACCCTTTACGCGTTCTCAACCGAGAACTGGAAACGGCCAAAGGCCGAGGTCTCGGGGCTGATGTCGATGCTAAAGCGCTATCTAAGAAGCGAACTCAAGGATGTTCACAAGAACAACATACGCTTTCAAGCCATTGGCAACATTTCCGGCCTGGCCGAAGATGTCCGGACAGAGATCGACGCCGCTGTCAAAAAAACCAGCGAGAACACCGGAATGATATTGAATGTCGCGTTGAATTATGGCGGCAGGGCTGAATTGGTCAGGGCGTTCAAGCTTGCTGCGGAAGATGTGGCAAGAACGGGCCGCAGTCTCGATTCAATAAATGACGCTGATATCGAAAAATATCTCTACACTGCTGGGCTTCCCGATGTTGACCTCCTGATACGCACGAGCGGAGAAATGCGCATATCGAATTTCCTGCTTTGGCAGATCGCGTACGCCGAGATCTACGTAACGGAAACTCTTTTCCCTGATTTTCGGCGGCCGCACATTTTCGAGGCGATCATCGAGTATCAGAAGCGAGACCGTAGATTCGGCGACGTTCAGTCTGCGTAA
- a CDS encoding DUF952 domain-containing protein: protein MHIFHVILPKSWEEQRSGDTIIAESLAGEGFIHCSLPEQLDGVLDRYFDGVSKVVVLTIDSERLSSDLVFEPSTNGEGFPHIYGPINIDSIVHFEERIIGPDR from the coding sequence ATGCATATTTTCCATGTTATTTTGCCCAAATCCTGGGAAGAACAGCGGTCCGGAGATACGATCATCGCTGAAAGTCTTGCCGGAGAAGGGTTTATTCACTGTAGTTTGCCTGAACAGTTGGATGGCGTTTTGGATCGGTATTTCGATGGGGTTTCAAAGGTCGTCGTCTTAACAATTGACAGCGAACGACTTAGTTCGGATCTTGTATTCGAACCCTCGACCAATGGCGAGGGGTTTCCTCATATTTACGGTCCGATCAATATCGACTCGATCGTTCATTTCGAGGAACGGATCATCGGTCCGGACCGGTAA
- a CDS encoding DUF4388 domain-containing protein: protein MLETKTPFNDVSIESVLLDADLFVKYASPDKAFQLLRESIDRSPRSIPLREKMRDICVQQKNLNEAARQCLALVTLYINREEFDHAYDRLQEAKLLDPRVSVAPGLDAIRKARRPDFATTRDRSPQKVRTDTTFAGNLGYVGIFDAIQVIENAKMTGLLILKSDLHLGSVAFNDGQIVDSECNGRNGVKAFRELVELNSGTFEFSISESDFPVVIQVSSNTNFLLDVLTELDQERAEEQGLRDVSTEVM from the coding sequence ATGTTAGAAACAAAGACACCCTTCAACGACGTCTCGATCGAGAGCGTTCTGCTCGATGCGGATCTTTTTGTGAAATACGCCTCCCCGGACAAGGCTTTTCAGCTTTTAAGGGAATCGATCGACCGGAGTCCGCGTTCCATCCCGCTCCGGGAAAAGATGCGCGATATATGCGTCCAGCAAAAGAACCTCAATGAGGCCGCCAGGCAATGCCTCGCACTCGTTACCTTATATATAAACCGCGAAGAATTTGATCATGCATACGACCGGCTCCAGGAAGCCAAGCTGCTTGACCCGAGGGTTTCTGTGGCTCCCGGGCTTGATGCTATCCGCAAAGCACGTCGTCCAGACTTTGCAACGACGCGGGACAGGTCGCCGCAGAAGGTCCGAACCGATACGACCTTTGCCGGGAATCTCGGATACGTCGGAATATTTGACGCGATCCAAGTTATTGAGAATGCAAAGATGACCGGGCTGTTGATTCTGAAATCTGACCTACATTTAGGCAGTGTGGCGTTTAATGACGGGCAGATAGTCGACTCGGAGTGCAACGGCAGGAATGGCGTCAAGGCATTCCGCGAACTTGTTGAGTTAAACAGCGGCACATTTGAATTTTCGATCTCGGAAAGTGACTTTCCGGTCGTTATTCAGGTCTCAAGCAACACCAATTTTCTCCTTGATGTACTCACCGAGCTTGACCAGGAGCGGGCAGAGGAGCAGGGCCTCCGAGATGTCAGCACCGAGGTAATGTAA
- a CDS encoding orotate phosphoribosyltransferase — protein sequence MNSEQILQHFRDTDALLEGHFVLSSGLHSPIYLQCALALQYPADTTRFAAEIAKKYLDRGIETVASPAIGGLVVGYAVAAALNVRFIWTERQNQVMTVRRGFTIKPGEKILVVEDVMTTGGTTKECIESLTSRGGDVIGAVTIIDRSNGRADVGVERTSLVTIDVPSFAPQYCPMCAEGMETVMPGSRKSHDKQ from the coding sequence ATGAACTCCGAACAGATTCTGCAGCATTTTCGTGACACTGACGCTTTACTGGAGGGGCATTTCGTCCTCTCGAGTGGACTCCATAGCCCGATCTACCTGCAATGCGCTCTTGCCCTGCAATATCCCGCAGACACAACCCGGTTTGCGGCCGAGATAGCGAAAAAGTATCTTGACCGCGGGATAGAGACGGTTGCTTCGCCTGCGATCGGCGGACTTGTCGTCGGCTATGCTGTCGCCGCCGCTCTTAACGTTAGGTTCATCTGGACCGAGCGGCAAAATCAGGTAATGACCGTCCGCCGAGGGTTCACGATCAAGCCGGGCGAAAAGATCTTGGTAGTCGAAGATGTGATGACGACCGGCGGCACGACCAAGGAGTGTATTGAATCGCTCACCTCCCGTGGAGGCGACGTGATCGGAGCCGTAACGATCATCGATCGTTCGAACGGACGGGCCGACGTTGGAGTCGAGAGGACGTCGCTTGTTACGATCGACGTTCCCTCCTTTGCACCTCAATATTGCCCAATGTGTGCCGAAGGAATGGAAACCGTGATGCCGGGAAGCCGCAAGTCGCACGACAAGCAATAA
- the smc gene encoding chromosome segregation protein SMC gives MFKLQRLEITGFKSFADHTEVVFTGNGITAVVGPNGCGKSNVSDAMAWVLGEQRAKSLRGAEMKDVVFQGTKTRKPSGMAEVVLHLVRDEMTFDAEDDELEEIDEALSSIDELAVDVDALEGFTNESELPEIVEVEAVEAASENVSENGFHVGEVEIEEVQVAAAGATASVGAARTIKTKRHWRPRSFALDFAPGEAVSVSRRLYLSGESEYLLNGKSCRLRDIQDLFAGTGLSGAHYAIIEQGRIGQILSAKPADRRSLIEEAAGISKFRTRQRAAESRLDSAKTNLGRISDIVSEIEKQANSLRRQAAKTRRFVALQDEFRVLLRQLFAAEGKHLAAAIEDLTVQLKGAVDHVEECSLAVTSQEDAVRQSTQLARDSEEALAEVRRGQSEAALERDRVQRERRYQTEQIEDLRNRISNHKREMDAAAERMQLAASEKERLEKEEAAEGEQADASRMLLAEAEKSYSELVEEVRGIESELEVERAELMRHTSAIERLGEVERQLNQNLERLEERARGLELEEGRAKKAHEEHVAEVERLVSEIGGEREKLGQFEKEKEVLTAAIVAAREALSGSEQQFAAAEGELQRVQNRLETLEELEDRRAVYSPEIQKLFSQRDDIGVEPLGVLADFLNVAESAETAIESLFGPYLQSVIVNSAEEAAKIADWSRRSGAGRVAILIAPGLERSNSKRATESSSDVLAAMGVEGTFADLLRNAFPREASARIVDDLSSLGGGEGVHVARNGDILFGGALYISGVRAEGSEGDSLLAFKRELVTLAERVKELADNAELARNKAQSDRQVLAEVEEKTVDLQSLVIKVERHLIALELEEKTARHEIERAERHQKVVAAESEQTSNESAEIRKRIDEALESRRTAETLLAEVRSKIEGVNLRLTTARQNAEIENGTLNDRRTLAATSSERRRAVQSALKRIENEQKELELRSSTTARELEEAEKRLVEVAAALENTEQRIAGMATEIEAEGTELEAAIAAVAAARGNADLASSLLAERNRAAAEAMNERAAIEVRQAEASTRLENIRENCTQDLHCSLDELIASEAISEDFELETARGRSEDLRERLDGFGAINMLAVEELAEAEERLLFLSSQRQDIIESIASAEEALREIKTRSRERFVKAFEAINANFKEFFSELFGGGSGEMTLLESDDVLEAGIEVAAQPPGKRLQNILLLSGGEKAMTAIALVMAIFKYRPSPFCLLDEVDAPLDEANVGRFVNKIADMAEKTQFIIITHNKRTMEAARALYGVTMQEAGVSKVVSVRFE, from the coding sequence ATGTTTAAGCTCCAACGCCTCGAGATAACAGGTTTCAAGTCATTTGCAGACCATACTGAGGTCGTTTTCACCGGAAACGGCATAACCGCAGTGGTCGGGCCGAACGGTTGCGGCAAGTCCAACGTGTCCGATGCGATGGCTTGGGTGCTCGGAGAACAGCGCGCGAAATCGCTCCGCGGTGCGGAGATGAAGGACGTAGTTTTTCAGGGTACAAAGACCCGAAAACCTTCCGGAATGGCCGAGGTCGTTCTCCATCTTGTCCGTGATGAGATGACCTTTGACGCCGAGGACGATGAGCTGGAAGAGATCGACGAGGCGCTCAGCAGTATCGATGAACTTGCCGTAGATGTAGATGCTCTGGAAGGTTTTACAAACGAAAGCGAACTTCCAGAGATCGTAGAGGTCGAAGCCGTCGAGGCCGCAAGCGAAAATGTCTCGGAAAATGGGTTTCATGTCGGCGAGGTCGAAATTGAAGAGGTTCAGGTCGCGGCCGCAGGGGCGACGGCCAGCGTCGGAGCCGCACGAACGATAAAGACAAAGCGGCATTGGCGGCCGCGGTCGTTTGCTCTTGATTTTGCTCCCGGTGAGGCTGTTTCCGTATCGCGAAGACTTTATCTCTCGGGTGAAAGCGAGTATCTGCTCAACGGAAAAAGCTGCAGGCTTCGCGATATTCAGGACCTCTTTGCCGGAACCGGCCTCTCCGGTGCACACTACGCGATAATCGAGCAAGGCCGTATAGGTCAAATACTCTCAGCGAAACCGGCCGATCGTCGGAGCCTTATTGAAGAAGCTGCCGGAATCTCAAAGTTCCGTACCCGCCAGAGGGCTGCCGAGTCCAGGCTCGACAGTGCCAAGACCAATCTTGGGCGCATATCCGACATTGTTTCCGAAATAGAAAAACAAGCTAACTCGCTCCGCCGACAGGCCGCAAAGACGCGACGTTTCGTCGCCCTCCAGGACGAGTTCAGAGTGCTGCTCAGGCAACTCTTTGCCGCCGAGGGCAAGCATTTGGCGGCCGCGATCGAGGACCTAACGGTTCAGCTAAAGGGAGCGGTCGATCATGTCGAAGAGTGCTCGTTGGCCGTGACTTCGCAAGAAGATGCGGTCAGGCAATCGACTCAGCTCGCCCGGGATTCGGAGGAAGCTCTTGCGGAGGTCAGGCGCGGGCAGTCCGAGGCGGCCCTAGAGCGGGATCGGGTCCAGCGAGAGCGTCGCTACCAGACCGAACAGATCGAGGATCTCCGAAATCGCATAAGTAACCATAAACGAGAAATGGATGCGGCTGCAGAACGCATGCAGCTTGCGGCATCTGAAAAGGAAAGACTCGAAAAAGAAGAAGCTGCCGAAGGCGAACAGGCCGATGCGTCGCGAATGCTTCTGGCCGAGGCTGAAAAGAGCTATTCGGAGCTTGTCGAAGAGGTCCGCGGCATCGAGAGCGAGCTGGAAGTTGAGCGTGCCGAGCTTATGCGGCATACCTCCGCGATCGAAAGGCTCGGTGAGGTTGAACGGCAGCTCAACCAAAACCTTGAACGACTTGAGGAACGGGCCCGCGGTTTGGAATTAGAAGAAGGCCGTGCGAAAAAGGCCCATGAAGAACACGTTGCCGAGGTTGAACGACTTGTTTCCGAGATCGGGGGCGAACGCGAAAAACTGGGGCAATTCGAAAAAGAAAAAGAGGTTTTGACCGCCGCTATCGTGGCGGCAAGAGAGGCTCTTTCAGGTTCCGAGCAACAATTTGCGGCCGCAGAAGGCGAACTCCAGCGTGTCCAGAACAGGCTCGAGACGCTTGAGGAGCTTGAGGATCGCCGTGCCGTTTATTCGCCGGAGATCCAGAAGCTTTTTTCGCAGCGGGATGATATCGGTGTTGAACCGCTCGGTGTTTTGGCTGATTTCCTGAATGTTGCGGAAAGTGCAGAGACCGCGATAGAGAGTCTTTTTGGACCTTATCTGCAAAGCGTGATCGTCAACTCTGCGGAAGAAGCTGCGAAGATCGCTGATTGGTCGCGGCGGAGCGGTGCCGGGCGAGTGGCGATCCTTATCGCACCCGGACTCGAGAGATCGAATTCAAAGCGGGCGACTGAAAGTTCTTCAGATGTACTCGCGGCAATGGGAGTCGAGGGGACTTTTGCAGACTTGCTGCGCAATGCATTTCCGCGGGAAGCTTCTGCCCGTATCGTTGACGATCTTTCCTCGCTTGGTGGGGGTGAGGGTGTTCACGTTGCGCGAAATGGCGACATTCTTTTCGGCGGTGCTCTATATATAAGCGGCGTACGAGCGGAAGGCTCGGAAGGCGATTCGCTTCTTGCATTTAAGCGCGAGCTTGTCACTCTTGCCGAGCGGGTAAAGGAGCTCGCAGATAACGCCGAATTGGCAAGAAACAAGGCTCAGAGCGACCGGCAAGTACTTGCGGAGGTTGAAGAAAAGACCGTTGACCTACAGTCGCTGGTGATAAAGGTCGAGCGTCATTTGATCGCTCTGGAGCTTGAAGAAAAGACCGCCCGTCATGAGATCGAGCGGGCCGAGCGGCATCAGAAGGTCGTCGCTGCCGAAAGTGAACAAACATCGAACGAATCTGCAGAAATTAGAAAACGGATCGATGAGGCTCTCGAAAGCCGACGGACTGCTGAAACGTTGCTTGCCGAAGTGAGATCAAAGATCGAGGGAGTAAATCTTCGGCTTACAACTGCCCGGCAGAATGCCGAGATCGAGAACGGGACGCTCAACGACCGGCGTACACTTGCCGCTACTTCAAGCGAACGGCGTCGTGCCGTGCAATCTGCACTAAAGCGAATTGAAAATGAGCAGAAGGAGCTTGAACTTCGGTCAAGCACGACCGCTCGCGAGCTTGAAGAGGCTGAGAAGCGATTGGTCGAGGTAGCCGCCGCTCTTGAAAATACAGAGCAACGGATCGCCGGAATGGCGACGGAGATCGAAGCCGAAGGCACCGAACTCGAAGCCGCGATCGCCGCAGTTGCCGCGGCCCGTGGAAATGCTGATCTGGCTTCGAGCCTTCTTGCCGAAAGAAATCGTGCGGCCGCTGAGGCAATGAATGAACGTGCCGCGATCGAGGTCCGGCAGGCCGAAGCCTCGACTCGACTTGAGAACATACGCGAGAATTGCACGCAGGACCTTCATTGCTCGCTCGATGAGCTTATTGCAAGCGAGGCCATCTCAGAGGATTTTGAACTCGAAACGGCTCGCGGACGCTCGGAAGATCTTCGCGAGCGGCTCGATGGATTTGGCGCGATCAATATGCTGGCGGTCGAGGAACTTGCTGAGGCGGAAGAACGATTGCTTTTCCTTTCATCTCAGAGGCAAGACATCATCGAGAGCATTGCGTCGGCCGAAGAAGCTCTTCGTGAAATAAAGACCAGGTCACGGGAGCGCTTTGTTAAAGCGTTCGAGGCGATCAACGCTAACTTCAAGGAATTCTTTTCCGAGCTATTTGGTGGCGGAAGCGGCGAGATGACGCTTCTCGAATCAGACGATGTGCTTGAGGCAGGGATTGAGGTCGCGGCCCAACCTCCGGGCAAGCGGTTGCAGAACATTCTCTTGCTCTCGGGCGGCGAAAAGGCAATGACCGCGATAGCTTTGGTGATGGCGATATTCAAATACCGCCCTTCACCATTCTGTCTCCTTGATGAGGTCGATGCCCCACTTGACGAGGCCAATGTCGGGCGTTTTGTTAATAAGATCGCCGACATGGCCGAAAAGACGCAGTTCATCATCATTACCCACAATAAGCGGACGATGGAAGCGGCTCGTGCTCTCTACGGAGTGACGATGCAAGAGGCGGGTGTTTCTAAGGTCGTATCTGTCAGATTCGAATAA
- a CDS encoding phosphatidate cytidylyltransferase, with protein sequence MRTRLLTAAIALPILIASVVLPFWFPETVWLFVVIAVLALAAGLFEFFTLTKKLELKADAGMAYLAAAALVVAFVFDAPSKAPELLLLTLALALIVVIIAETFRFQKDFSKLLTGLGVTVFGVVYVAFLGGFLIATRVGFENIPGLSSKLLLFFFAVIFGSDAGAYFAGRALGKHKLAPLISPGKTIEGLIGGLVAAGAISALCTWLFFPELPVAIAVGLAVVMAAVGVLGDLAESAMKRGSGTKDAANILPGHGGLLDRLDSLLLNAPILYYFARLYF encoded by the coding sequence ATGCGAACTCGACTTCTTACCGCTGCCATCGCCTTGCCGATCCTTATTGCCTCGGTGGTTCTCCCCTTTTGGTTTCCCGAAACGGTTTGGCTTTTTGTCGTGATTGCCGTCCTCGCCCTCGCCGCGGGACTCTTTGAGTTTTTCACTCTAACAAAAAAGCTCGAACTCAAAGCGGATGCCGGAATGGCGTATTTGGCCGCGGCCGCATTGGTAGTGGCTTTCGTTTTCGACGCCCCTTCAAAGGCCCCTGAGTTGCTTTTGTTAACGCTCGCCCTCGCGTTGATCGTCGTGATCATCGCTGAGACGTTCCGCTTTCAGAAGGATTTTTCGAAGCTTCTTACCGGTCTGGGGGTAACCGTTTTCGGGGTAGTTTACGTCGCGTTTCTCGGTGGCTTTCTTATCGCTACGCGGGTCGGCTTTGAGAACATTCCTGGGCTTTCCTCAAAGCTCTTGTTATTTTTCTTCGCGGTCATATTTGGCTCGGATGCCGGGGCGTATTTTGCCGGACGGGCTCTTGGCAAGCATAAACTCGCCCCTCTGATTTCGCCCGGGAAAACGATCGAAGGCCTGATTGGCGGCCTCGTCGCAGCCGGGGCCATCTCGGCACTCTGCACCTGGTTGTTTTTTCCGGAGTTGCCTGTCGCGATCGCTGTTGGTCTCGCGGTTGTAATGGCTGCGGTCGGCGTTCTCGGCGACCTGGCCGAAAGCGCCATGAAACGCGGTTCGGGGACCAAGGATGCCGCAAACATACTCCCGGGCCACGGCGGACTGCTCGACCGGCTCGACAGTTTGCTTTTGAACGCTCCTATCTTGTATTATTTCGCTCGTCTTTATTTTTAA
- a CDS encoding 3'-5' exoribonuclease, which produces MAPFPNLICDALLISDTIEFLKLRGGRASAISVVGAVMKINVREAALARTLAEGLAEKDARLAIVNDDVVLTTNDDGDIDLRTADFVVIDLETTGAKAPPCKVTEVGAYRVSGGKICGEYHSLVNPETPIPPFITSLTGIDDSMVADAPAFRDISDELLTFIGDSVLVAHNAHFDVSFLNCEIGQVYVDYRLGNSQLCTVQLSRHLLPDIENHKLMTVARHFAIALENHHRASDDARATAEIFINLLGDLEELGINDLASARKLGGRRRKWKTA; this is translated from the coding sequence ATGGCTCCGTTCCCAAATCTGATCTGCGACGCATTACTGATCAGTGACACGATCGAATTCCTGAAGCTCCGAGGTGGACGTGCGTCAGCGATCTCTGTTGTCGGGGCGGTGATGAAGATCAATGTCAGGGAGGCGGCCCTCGCCCGCACTCTGGCGGAAGGATTAGCGGAAAAGGACGCTCGACTTGCGATCGTCAATGACGATGTTGTACTCACGACAAATGATGACGGAGATATCGATCTCCGTACTGCCGATTTCGTCGTAATCGATCTTGAGACTACGGGAGCGAAGGCTCCGCCGTGCAAGGTTACCGAGGTCGGCGCGTATCGGGTCTCAGGTGGAAAGATCTGCGGTGAGTATCATTCGCTCGTCAACCCGGAGACGCCGATTCCGCCGTTCATAACTTCGCTTACCGGCATTGACGATTCAATGGTGGCCGACGCGCCGGCCTTCCGTGATATCTCGGACGAATTGCTGACGTTCATCGGTGATTCAGTGCTAGTTGCTCATAACGCACACTTTGATGTCAGTTTCTTGAATTGCGAGATCGGGCAAGTATATGTCGACTACAGGTTGGGCAATTCGCAGCTTTGCACGGTGCAATTGTCGCGCCACCTTTTGCCGGACATCGAGAATCATAAACTTATGACCGTTGCCCGGCATTTTGCTATCGCGCTCGAAAACCATCACCGTGCGTCAGACGATGCGCGGGCAACAGCCGAAATATTCATTAACTTGCTCGGCGACCTAGAGGAATTGGGAATTAACGATCTAGCCTCGGCCCGGAAATTGGGCGGACGAAGACGAAAATGGAAAACAGCATGA
- the aspS gene encoding aspartate--tRNA ligase, protein MLDVLGNLERTHTCGELREANVGDQVVLMGWVAKKRDFGVFTFIDLRDREGVTQVVVSSETAAEAHGKAKSIRGEFVLAVKGEVVKRDEGAKNAKLSTGAIEVKVGELLVLNDAAVPPFQLEVAGSENLAAEETRLKYRYLDLRRPQLQRNIRMRAKAVRAIREYFDDRGFIEIETPILLKSTPEGARDFVVPSRIHTGKFFALPQSPQILKQITMIAGFDRYYQIARCFRDEDLRADRQPEFTQLDMEMSFVNREAVYREMEGMFNHVLKLIDISLPAEWPRMTYAEAMRRYGSDKPDLRFGMELQDLSENLHGTDFAPFADTLSKGGEIKCVVAKGKADYSRKQLDELHDYVKRYGAGAMAWIKMGDEITSSLLKVLGEGKIAELAAAAGAEKGDAVLIVAGKKSVVAASLGALRNEIARREGLIDRSIYKCLIVTEFPMFEHDDETDTYVAAHHPFTSPMDEDLEMFKTAVDDPSQHHLLGQVRAKAYDAVINGYECAGGSIRIHQKDVQALNFKALGMSPESARTQFGFFLDALEYGTPPHGGFAAGIERTCMILCGTENIRDVMAFPKTASAQDLMMDSPGVVDPLQLDELGINVVEG, encoded by the coding sequence ATGTTGGATGTTTTAGGAAACTTAGAAAGGACGCACACCTGCGGGGAACTCCGCGAGGCAAATGTTGGCGACCAGGTCGTGTTAATGGGCTGGGTCGCCAAGAAACGCGACTTTGGCGTTTTCACCTTTATCGACCTTCGCGATCGCGAGGGGGTTACGCAGGTCGTCGTAAGTTCGGAGACAGCAGCGGAAGCTCACGGGAAAGCCAAGTCAATTCGCGGTGAGTTCGTACTCGCGGTCAAAGGCGAGGTCGTCAAGCGCGATGAGGGTGCAAAGAATGCCAAGCTTTCGACCGGTGCCATCGAGGTCAAGGTCGGAGAATTGTTGGTCCTTAATGACGCTGCCGTTCCCCCCTTTCAGCTCGAAGTTGCAGGAAGCGAGAACTTGGCCGCCGAGGAAACGCGGCTAAAATATCGTTATCTTGACCTTCGCCGTCCGCAGCTACAGCGAAATATTCGGATGCGTGCGAAAGCCGTTAGGGCGATCCGCGAGTATTTTGACGACCGCGGATTCATCGAAATCGAGACGCCGATACTTTTGAAAAGTACGCCGGAAGGAGCACGCGATTTTGTCGTTCCTTCGCGAATACATACTGGTAAGTTCTTTGCCCTGCCGCAATCGCCACAGATCCTCAAGCAGATCACGATGATCGCGGGCTTTGACAGGTATTACCAGATCGCACGTTGTTTTCGTGATGAGGACCTTCGTGCGGACCGGCAACCGGAATTTACTCAGCTTGATATGGAAATGTCATTCGTCAACCGGGAGGCCGTTTACCGCGAGATGGAAGGGATGTTCAACCATGTGCTCAAGCTGATCGATATAAGCCTTCCGGCCGAGTGGCCGCGGATGACCTATGCCGAAGCGATGCGCCGCTATGGCAGCGACAAACCCGATCTGCGTTTCGGGATGGAGCTACAAGACCTCAGCGAAAATCTGCACGGCACCGATTTTGCTCCGTTCGCCGATACGCTCTCGAAAGGCGGCGAGATCAAGTGCGTCGTAGCAAAGGGTAAAGCCGATTATTCGCGCAAACAGCTAGACGAACTTCACGACTATGTAAAACGCTATGGAGCGGGCGCGATGGCCTGGATCAAGATGGGCGATGAGATCACGTCCTCACTCTTAAAGGTCCTCGGCGAAGGAAAGATAGCCGAACTCGCCGCAGCCGCAGGTGCCGAAAAAGGTGACGCCGTTTTGATCGTTGCCGGCAAAAAGAGCGTGGTCGCCGCTTCGCTCGGCGCACTTCGCAATGAGATCGCTCGTCGCGAAGGATTGATCGACCGGAGCATATACAAGTGTCTTATCGTGACGGAGTTTCCGATGTTCGAGCATGACGATGAGACCGATACATACGTTGCTGCTCACCATCCTTTTACCTCACCGATGGACGAGGATCTGGAGATGTTCAAAACGGCTGTTGATGATCCGTCGCAACATCACCTTCTCGGGCAAGTTCGTGCAAAGGCCTACGACGCCGTGATCAATGGCTACGAGTGTGCCGGCGGATCGATCCGAATTCATCAAAAGGATGTTCAAGCACTGAACTTCAAAGCCCTCGGAATGTCACCTGAATCTGCCCGTACTCAGTTCGGGTTCTTTCTTGACGCTCTTGAATACGGCACACCGCCGCATGGAGGGTTTGCCGCGGGCATTGAACGAACCTGTATGATCTTATGCGGAACCGAGAACATCCGTGACGTAATGGCCTTTCCGAAGACCGCCTCGGCGCAAGATCTCATGATGGATTCGCCCGGTGTAGTTGACCCGCTTCAGTTGGATGAACTTGGGATAAACGTCGTCGAAGGCTAA
- the truA gene encoding tRNA pseudouridine(38-40) synthase TruA encodes MNYKLLIQYDGTDFHGWQRQEHDRTIQGELERVLGVLEGGAVHLAGSGRTDAGVHAEGQVANVVLSRSFTPEKLQAAINGNLWRDIRIMNVENAPDDFHARFSAKEKTYVYRIVNAPIMSPFWRRYALHESQPLNIAAMQAAARVLIGEHDWTAFSAAQSDSDNRVRNVIDCGFDTFWDKRAGAMIIEFHISANGFLRYMVRSIVGTLLEVGLGTRDSDTIQTALVSGERKLAGKTAPAHGLSLLKVDYD; translated from the coding sequence ATGAACTATAAACTCCTGATCCAGTATGACGGAACTGATTTCCACGGCTGGCAGCGGCAGGAGCATGACCGGACCATCCAGGGCGAGCTGGAGCGTGTTCTCGGTGTTTTGGAAGGTGGTGCGGTTCACTTGGCCGGTTCTGGGAGAACAGACGCAGGCGTCCACGCCGAGGGACAGGTTGCAAACGTTGTCTTGTCGCGAAGCTTTACTCCAGAGAAACTTCAGGCAGCGATAAATGGCAATCTTTGGCGAGACATACGGATCATGAACGTTGAGAACGCACCTGATGATTTTCACGCTCGCTTCTCAGCAAAGGAAAAGACCTACGTTTATCGAATCGTAAATGCTCCGATCATGTCGCCATTCTGGCGGCGTTATGCTCTGCACGAGTCGCAGCCACTAAACATCGCCGCGATGCAGGCAGCCGCTCGCGTACTTATCGGCGAACACGACTGGACCGCATTTTCGGCGGCCCAGTCTGATTCCGATAATCGCGTTCGAAACGTAATCGACTGCGGTTTCGACACCTTCTGGGATAAACGGGCGGGTGCAATGATTATCGAGTTCCACATTTCGGCCAATGGATTCCTGCGTTACATGGTGCGTTCGATCGTTGGGACGCTTCTGGAGGTCGGGCTGGGAACGCGTGATTCTGATACAATTCAAACGGCTTTGGTGAGCGGGGAACGAAAACTTGCCGGTAAAACCGCCCCGGCCCACGGCCTAAGCTTGCTTAAGGTCGACTACGATTAG